The following are from one region of the Fibrobacter sp. genome:
- a CDS encoding FecR domain-containing protein, translated as MRLKKEGIVFSAIIAAIGIITASTNSDTFVHQVKNGESLSLVCIDYYGYYSKELGEAIKRDNPVIKDVNLIRAGSKLTLRKPQTTESTGSAKGKTAITDTLFVKKIAVTQGVVTCVVGDVRIKRPGSDTFSKLTVNSILYPGDVIQTAASGRAEIVINRESVVRLNEKTEMTLETLRDTGKDDSKTRIGFPAGSIWTKMKQFKDKISRFELELPTAIAAVHGTVYQTSVYSDSSSEVKV; from the coding sequence ATGCGGCTGAAAAAAGAGGGAATTGTGTTTTCAGCAATTATCGCCGCAATTGGGATTATTACCGCTTCCACCAATTCAGACACATTCGTTCACCAGGTGAAAAATGGCGAATCTCTCAGCCTGGTCTGCATCGATTATTACGGTTACTACAGCAAAGAACTGGGAGAGGCAATTAAAAGGGATAATCCGGTAATCAAAGATGTCAACTTAATAAGGGCCGGGTCGAAACTTACACTGAGGAAACCGCAAACCACAGAAAGTACCGGATCAGCAAAAGGGAAAACAGCAATAACTGATACCCTTTTTGTCAAAAAAATCGCAGTAACACAGGGAGTGGTCACCTGTGTCGTGGGAGATGTCAGAATCAAGCGGCCAGGAAGTGATACTTTCAGTAAACTGACCGTTAACAGCATTCTTTACCCCGGAGATGTAATCCAGACCGCTGCATCAGGAAGAGCGGAGATTGTAATAAACCGTGAGTCGGTAGTAAGACTCAATGAGAAAACAGAGATGACACTGGAGACTCTCAGGGATACAGGTAAGGATGATTCAAAAACCCGGATCGGTTTCCCGGCAGGTTCGATCTGGACAAAGATGAAGCAATTCAAGGACAAGATAAGCAGATTCGAACTGGAACTGCCGACCGCAATCGCTGCTGTACATGGCACAGTGTATCAGACTTCAGTATATTCCGATTCCTCATCGGAAGTAAAAGT